The DNA segment CTCCACTCAGCCTTCCGACGTCGCCGGTGACGCAAGATCAAAAGCAGGCGAGCTGACACTCGGCCTATTGAGTGGTGAGAAGCGACGCATGGCTTGGGATTTTCGGTGGATTCGCCCCTCACCCCAGCCCTCTCCCCCAGGAGAGGGAGCCGATTCGTGGGCCGTTCAAAACCTGAGTTCGACTCGGTATTTCAGGTCGGAGTGGCTTTCGCATCCACCGCGGTCAGTCCCCTCTCCCTCCGGGAGAGGGCTAGGGTGAGGGATGGCTTTTGGCTGTTTAAAGCTGTGTCAGATAACCAGAACCTTCCCACAAGGTTTTCAGGTTGTCCGTCGGACGCTCGCTCTCTAGGCTCTGGGTGTCGCTGAATGTTCAGTGATCGGGTGTGAGAACCCGCTGAGCTTGAAACTGGCACCAGTAAGACCATAATTGCGGCCGGCTTATCAGCTGTCGCGATGCCTTATGGCGGCTGTGTGCGGGCAGACTTCGGTCTGGCCGGTTTTCTGCTCACCGGTTTCTCACTCCGCACATAGCTGCCACCCTTCGTCACGTGAGAAATGGCTAAGGGCGGCTCGAATTACGAGCAGATTTGTATGAAAGATAAAATTGTCCCCGACCCACCCCTTGAACCCACAACCCCTCTCGAAGACGCCGTCCGCGCCGACGATCAAATCAAGAACCGCGAAGCCATAAAGCGTGCCCTCGATTTCTATCTCTGCCCTCCACCCAGCAAACCGCATCCACCGAGCACGATGTTTTTGATCCAGCCCGACATCGACACTGAGAGCCTGCTGGCTCATGCCTGTGAGTCACTGGCTTCGGCGAATACCCTTGCCGGAAACTTTGCCGATCAACTGGGCCGGCCCGAGCGCAATACGGTGCTGGCGATTCAGCAGATCATCATGCTGGCGGAGCTGGCGGTGAATCGGGCGCTGGATCGGGTTGATCCGCAGGCTTGAGACCGCGTCATCGTTGTTCGCGAGCAGGCTCACTCCTACAGGGGAATGCATTTCAAACTGTGTGCGAGCCTGCTCGCGAAAGCGGTGGAGCATTCACCACAAATCCCCGGCATAAAAAAACCGCCGATCATTCACCGATCGGCGGTCCTTCATTCAGCCAAGCTCAATTCACTGCATCAACACTTCAATCGAGCCATCGGCGGTCATGCTGACCTGACTGGTGCCGGCTTCAACTTCTGGTGTCACCGGTGCTGAATCCATGGCGGCGGCTTTCATCATCATTGGGGCGCGCAGGTACGGTTGTGGGTAACCGTTGCTGTTGAGGTTCAGGTTGACGATTTTGTAGCCTTTGCCGCCCAGGGCGTCGGTGGCCAGTTGTGCGCGGGCCTTGAAAGCGCTGACGGCTTCTTTGAGCAACTGGTCTTCGCTGGCCTTGCGGGTCGGGTCGGCGATGGCGAAGTCCATGCCGCCCATTTTCAGGTCGGTCAGCAGCTCGCCGGTGAGTTTCGACAGGGCGGCGAAGTCGGTGCTTTCCAGGCGCAGTTCGGCGCGTTCACGCCAGCCGGTGATTTTCTGGCCCTTGGTGTCGTAGATCGGGTAGCTGTTGCGGCTGCCCGTGCGCAGGGTGATGTCCTTGACTTGCTTGGCCTGGGCCGTTGCCTTGTTCATCGTGGTGCTGATGGCGGCGGCGAGTTTGGCCGGGTCGGTGTTCTGGTCTTCGGTGTAGAGCGTCACGATCATCTGATCGCGGGCCACTTCCTGGCTGACTTCGGCGCGCAGGGAAATCTGGTTGTAGTGCAGCTCATCGGCGGCCAGGGCCGGAAGGCTGGCGATGCTGCCCACGGTCAGGGCGAGAAGGGCGGCGCTGCGGCGAACTGTGTGCATGAAAGCTCCTTGAGGGGGCGCAGGTGTTGGTTCGAGCCTGCGTGAACCATCAGACTCTATAAAGCAGCTGCAAGTTGCAAGCTTCAAGCTGCAAGTAAAAGCAAGAGCAAGAACTGCGG comes from the Pseudomonas granadensis genome and includes:
- a CDS encoding SIMPL domain-containing protein (The SIMPL domain is named for its presence in mouse protein SIMPL (signalling molecule that associates with mouse pelle-like kinase). Bacterial member BP26, from Brucella, was shown to assemble into a channel-like structure, while YggE from E. coli has been associated with resistance to oxidative stress.), translating into MHTVRRSAALLALTVGSIASLPALAADELHYNQISLRAEVSQEVARDQMIVTLYTEDQNTDPAKLAAAISTTMNKATAQAKQVKDITLRTGSRNSYPIYDTKGQKITGWRERAELRLESTDFAALSKLTGELLTDLKMGGMDFAIADPTRKASEDQLLKEAVSAFKARAQLATDALGGKGYKIVNLNLNSNGYPQPYLRAPMMMKAAAMDSAPVTPEVEAGTSQVSMTADGSIEVLMQ
- a CDS encoding DUF6124 family protein, which codes for MKDKIVPDPPLEPTTPLEDAVRADDQIKNREAIKRALDFYLCPPPSKPHPPSTMFLIQPDIDTESLLAHACESLASANTLAGNFADQLGRPERNTVLAIQQIIMLAELAVNRALDRVDPQA